The genomic window CTGTTCGGCGACAGTTCGATTTCGCCCGCGGCTTGGTGCATCCTGTTGGCGTTTGCGATCAAGTGTGCCTTCCCATTGCTGCACAACTGGTTGCAGGATTCTTACCCCAAAGCGACCGTGACCGGCACTGTTTTTCTCAGTGCGTTCACGACGAAACTCGCCATTTATTCGCTGGCCCGTGGCTTCGCTGGTTTTGATCCGTTGATCACGATCGGCTGCGTGATGACGTTGTTCCCGATCATCTTCGCGGTCATCGAAAACGACTTGCGGCGAGTCCTCGCGTATTCCCTCAACAACCAATTGGGCTTCATGGTCGTGGGGGTGGGGATCGGAACGGAGCTTGCCATCAACGGAACGGTGGCCCACGCGTTCTGTCACATCATCTACAAATCGTTGTTGTTCATGTCCGTCGGTGCCGTGTTGTTTCGCGTTGGCACCGCCAAAGCAACGGAACTGGGCGGACTGCACAAATCCATGCCTTGGACCACCGTGTTCTGCATGATCGGTGCGGGAGCGATCTCGGGATTCCCGTTGCTCAGCGGTTTCGTCAGCAAATCCATGATCATTTCCGCCGCCGGCGAAGAGCACATGTTCGGCGTGTGGATAGTGTTGTTGATCGCCTCCGCCGGGGTGATGGAGCACTCAGGAATCAAGATTCCGTTCTTTGCCTTCTTTGCCCATGACAGTGGAAAACGAGTCAAAGAAGCTCCGTGGAACATGTTGCTGGCGATGAGCATCGCGGCCTTCGCCTGCATTGCCTTGGGCATCGCTTACCCCTTGCTGTACCGGTTGCTGCCCTTTGATGTGGAGTACCACCCGTACACGATCACCCACGTGGTCACTCAGCTACAACTGTTGCTCTTCGCTGCACTGGCTTTTGTCGCCTTGATGAAATCGGGCCTGTACCCGGCGGAGCAACGCGCCGTGAACCTGGACACCGATTGGTTCTATCGACGACTGATCCCCAAAGCCACACGCGGCGGCCAGGTCGCAATCGAATTGGTCGACCAGACGCTCCGTCACGACTTTTTGCTGACGCTGCGAAGTGCTCTGCGGATGGTGCAGCGATCGTTCAACGTCAACGGATTGATCGGCCGAACCTGGTCCACCAGCACGATGGCATTTTGGGCGGCGACGCTGCTGGCGATCAGTTTGGTGCTGTACTACATCTGATCGTCTCACTTTCGCTTGAAAACGGGTGCCAACCTTTTGCACCCGCCGCCGGACGACAGTCAAACGATCGGTGTGACCCTCGCCATGAAATGGCTGGCCAGAGAGAAACGGTGGGGACGATCGCTCTAAGCAGGTCGGCAGGAGTCTTTCGGCATTTGGACTGTTTCGGTAATCGTTGTTGCCCCCACGTACAACCGGGGCTAACGCCCAAACGGCTCACATGATTATGCCCGATCATTCCTGCTTACAATGGGCTGATTCTGCAAACGTCAGCCCATTCTGAAAACGACTCTCGATCGATGCTTCCGCAAAGCCACATGACGCCAACGTCTCCCTTCGGCAGCTCCCCGACGCTGCGGCAGATCGCCGGCCTCGTGCTCGTGGCGTCTTTCCCCTGGGCACTCTGCCACCAAGCCGATGCGGGAATCAGTGGCGAAAACATCATCGTGGTGGTCAACGCGGAATCCCAGGACTCCCTGACACTGGCGAATCACTACGTCCGATTGCGTGAGATCCCGCCGACGAACATTGTCTTGCTCGACGAGGTTCCCACCGGACTGCGAGTCTCACTGGATGACTTTCGCGAAAAGATCCTGAAACCTGTTTTGACCGAACTGAACCAACGCGGCCTTGGGGCTCACGCTCAGGTGATCGCTTACTCGGCCGGATTTCCCACTGCAGTCGACATTCGCGAACACACCAAGAGGCTGACCGACGAGAACCAGAAGAAGTATCAACGCCCGGTTGCCTCGATCAACTCAATGACGTTTTTCTACCGCTGGGTGCTGGCGGATTCACCGGATTACCTTGGTTGGGTCAGTAACTTTTACGCGCGTGGCACGTTCGAACGCCATTTCGCGAATCCGTTTGCGGGCGAGGCGGGTGAACGATTCGAGGCCGCCGAAGATGCTTCCGAAAACGCCGAATCAACGGAGGATTGGAGCGAAGCGGCGGGCCTTTGGACAGCGATCGCAGATGAGTATCCAACGCTCTATCCCGTTCACCTCCGCGCAGCCGAAGCCTATGCCAATGCGGACGAACTCGATTCGGCGGTGCAGCGTCTGGCGATGGCGACCGCAGGTGGCTGGGCGAATCGGCGTTACGTGGAAGAATCTGAATCACTGCAAAAGCTGAACTCGACCCAAGGTTTCGAGACGATCCTTGCTCAACTGCAAGACGTGCCGATGAAGAACCAAGGCCCGGTTCCATTCGCGACCAATGTGGGATGGACCAGCACGGGCCATTCAATCCCCAGCGACAAGGGAGGCATGCCTTACCTCCTTTCATGCGTCTTGGGCGTCGTCCACGAACGTGGCAGCACCTTGGAACAGGCCATCGAGGTGCTCGAACGGGCTCGCCAAGCCGACCGAACTTCCCCCGATGGAACGTTCGGGTTTGCCAAGACGTCCGACGTCCGTGTCACGACCCGAGAACCGTTGTACGCTGAGGCACTCGCTTGGTTGATGTCACGTGACCAAAACGTCGAGATCTTTGCGTCCAAACTGCCGACGTCCACCAAGCCATACTCCGGGCTGATGTTGGGGGCGGCCAGCTTCGATGCTCGCAAGCGATCTTGGTCGATGACTCCTGGAGCCATCGCCGAGAACTTGACCAGTTTAGGAGCTGCGTTTGAAACGGGCTCGCAGACCAAGTTGACCGAACTCTTGCACGCGGGGGCAGCAATCAGCAGCGGCGCCGTGGCCGAGCCCTATGCGTTGGTCCCCAAATTCCCGACACCGATGCTGCACGCCTACTATGCCGAAGGGGTCTCGGCAATCGAGGCATTCTATCTCAGCACCACGTCGCCCTATCAATTGCTGATCGTCGGCGATCCGGCATGCCAACCCTTTGCGAAAGCGCCGATTGATTTCGTTCGGATCGAGTCGGGAGAAGCGACCGATGACAAAATCCCGGTGAACTTCTTCTGGCAACAACTTCCTGGAAACGCAAACTCGACTGCGACCGCCGCAATTGAACTGCATCTGCAAGGCAAACGAATCGCCGTGGCGCGACCAACCAACAAGATCGAGATCAAACTGCCATCCAGCCTGCAAGGGGCGCTGCATTGTCGGGCCGTTCTGATTGGGCAGCATCCCACACAACCTCATGTGGCAATCACCCAAACGATTGTTCTCGGGAATCCCAACGCCTTGCCCACGATCGAACAAGAAACCGTGGATGACGAACAGATCCAAGTCAAACTTGCCTGCCCCGACGCGGACCGCATCGAGCTGAAGCACCTGGGCCGCGTCGTCGCCGAAATCGAAGGCCCATCAGGATCCGTCTCACTCACGCCCACGCAGGTCGGCCGGGGCCCGATCCAACTCGACGCCATCGGACATGTCGGAGAACAAGCCATCCCAGGGGAATCACTGCTCATCGAATTTTGAGCATCCCCGTAGGGCACCGTTCCCAACGTCAGTCAGCGACTCAGTGGTCGCTGATATCGCGAGGCGGTTGGCTCGAAAGAGCCCGCTGAATTTCAACCACACGAATCGCCTGCTCGGAACTCATCTCCAGCAACTGATCACGCCCATTCGCATCAGGGCGGAACTCGGTGAAGCCCTTGTCATCCACGACCACGCGGCCAGGCGGAGACAGCCCAAAGTAGTGATCAGCCGGACGCACGGCGTGCAGCACGCTGGTCAAATCCCAAGTGGGCCGATCATGGTTGGGACCACTGTGCAACAAATAGGCTTCGCGTACCGGGTGATGCGGCACATAGGAAAAATCGCGAGCGATGCTTTCGCGTGGGTAGGCCGCCGCAATCCCAATCCGGTAATCACTCCACACCACCGGCACCTCATCGGGCGATCGATCCGCGAACCGTTGCATCGCGCCGATTCCATTGACGACGTTGGCTTCATCGTGCCGCGGCTTGCCGAGTGTGGGTCCGAAACATCCCGCCATGACTGAGATCAGCTTGCACTTCTTGCGAAGCAATTCCACCCCATTCAGCGGACTGAATTGGTCGCCTTGAGAATCCAACAGATCCGCCAAGTTCGTTGCCAGGCCAACCTGAATGATGACCACACTGCCATCATCGGAATCCGCCAATGTCTGCCGCAGCACATCCACCGCGGTGGGGGCGTCATCGCTGCTGAGCAAGTCATGCGGGTATCGGAATCGATCGCCATCGCGTGTCTTGCACAGTTTCAGGTAGCGACTTTCGCGACGCTGAGCTTCCCGCGTTGCTCCGATGGGAAGATCACCGCGGCCATAAAACGTGTTGATCGCATCGACGAACGGAGCCGCCAGCGGATTGACCTTGGAGATCGTCACGGCTTTGAGTTCGCACTCACCACGGTCTTGCATGGCGTGCAACATGGCCAGCGCCAGCACATCGTCGCAGTCCCCCGTGATGTCGGTATCAAAAATGACCGGCAATGGCGTTGCCGTCGTCGCAGAATCGGATTCCGCGCGGAGAGCCGAGCCATCGATCGCTGCCAGCGCGATCAAACACAAAATCATTTGTCGAAGCATCGATACAGTTCTCTTGAATCACGAGATGTTGGGGGCAACCGTCTAGGTCGAGCAAGTCAAACTTGCTGACTTGCAACCGCCTCCCAAACGGGGCGGACACAGAGACCACCAATTCGTTGGCGTCTTCGACCTCCTTGGACGCCCCAAAAGGGACTTTCCCTCGCCCTAGAGAACTATAGACCTGAGTGCGGCAACACGCACCCCCGCCAACGGAGGCGATTCCCTGCTTCCCGGCAACCAGCGATTCAACGTCACTGCCGCCACCGCGTTTCCAACGCCACCCACCACGACGAAGAGCCACCGCGAAATGTCTTTCGCAGTGGCTCACTGTTGAGTCGGAGATCAAATCTCACTTTTTCAGCAGAGCCAAGACCGCCTCGTGAAGGTGACCGTTGGTGCCCACGCCATCACCTCCGCGGACGGTGTCGATGCCTTTCCAAGACGTGAAGCGTCCGCCCGCTTCGCTGAGGATCGGAGCCATCGCGGCAACGTCCCAGGCATTGCAAATCGGATCGACCATCAAGTCCGCTCGGCCAGTCGCGACCATCGCGTAGCCATAGCCATCGCCCCAAGTTCGTGTCAGCCACGTGTCTCGCTGCAAGGCATCAAAGACATCGCTGTCACCGCGCGGGCCATCGCCTCGATCGCCAAACGACTTCGCTTCGCTGGTGACGAAGACCGCCTTCGACAAATCGGTTTGCTCCGACACATGAGCTTCGCTCCAGGTCTTCAGGTCGTCGCTGTGGTAACAACCACTGCCCAATGCGGCGACGACGATCTGATCGGTCGCGGGAAGGTAGATGACTCCGCCAAACGGGGTCTCGTCGCATTCCAGTGCCAACAAGGTGCTGTACAACGGCACGCCGCAGATGAACGACTTGGTTCCGTCGATCGGATCGACCACCCATCGGTAACGGCTGACGCCTTCACTGTCAGCAAATTCTTCCCCGGCAATCGCGTCCTCGGGAAATTGCTCAGCGACCAATTGACGGACCAATTGCTCGGCTTCTCGGTCAGCGATTGTCACCGGGGAATCATCGGATTTCCGATCCACCGACAAGGATGCCTTTCCGAAATGAGTCAGTGTGTGCTGGCCAGCTTTCAAAGCAATGTCGACCATCGCGGTCAATCGTCCACCGTGTTCCGATTGCCACTGGGCGGGAGTCCAATCCGACATGAGTATCCAAAGATGTGAGCGGGAAGGTAAATGGGAAGGTGAGCGTGGAGTGAAACGAAAACCAGGAACGTCAACGACGGTCGAGCCTCGGCAATTGCCTGCCATCAACGCTCATGCCACCAATCTAGATGAGCAAGCCAACGCCATGCCACCCGGGCGCCATCCATTCGCGGTGGACCGCTGCCTGTTTGTCCAGAAAAACCCGCCAGCTGGTCTCGGAGCCTCCGCCCCGAATTACCAACGCAGACTCCTCCGGAGCCATCCACATTCGCCCCGGACGGGGCCGGCATCGTTAGCTCGGGGCGGAAGCCCCGAGAACGTTCGCGGAGATCCCAGCGCCGCCCCGGACGGGGCCGACGTCGTTGACGTGGCGTGACCTGCCTGACCCCAAAACGATTGACTAAGTCAGGATGTCTCGGATGACGTTGCCGTGGACATCGGTCAGCCTGAAATAGCGACCTTGGAAGCGGTAGGTGAGACGCTCATGATCGATGCCCAGCAGATGCAGCATCGTGGCATGCAAATCATGCACATGGACGGGGTTCTCCGTGATGTTGTAACACACCTCGTCGGTCGCTCCGTACGCCATCCCTGGTTTGACACCGGCACCCGCCATCCACAACGAGAAGCAACGTGGATGGTGATCGCGACCGTAGGTCTCTGCGTTCAACGTGCCTTGGCAGTAAGACGTTCGCCCGAACTCGCCTCCCCAAACGACGAGAGTGTCTTCCAAGAGACCGCGTTGCTTCAAGTCGTTCACCAACGCCGTTGTCGCTTGATCGACGTCGCGACACTGGCCAGGCAATTGCTTCGGCAGCGTGAAGTGTTGATCCCATCCCATGTGGAAGAGCTGGATGAATCGCACGTCGCGTTCTGCCAAACGGCGTGCCAGCAAGCAGTTGTAGGCGTACGTCCCACGCTTCGTCACATCGGGACCGTAAGCATCCAGAACATGCTGGGGCTCGTCAGAAAAATCGATCAGTTCAGGCACGGATGTCTGCATTCGGTAGGCCAGTTCGTATTGCTGGATTCGCGAATGGATCTCGGGATCACCGAACTCATCCAGTTTCTCTTGGTTGAGTTGCTGCAGGTCGTCGAGCATGCGGCGCCGGGCCTTGGCATCAAAGCCGTCTGGGTTACTCAGGTACAGCACCGGATCCCCAACGCTCATCAGTTTGACGCCGGCGTAAGTGGACGGCAGGAACCCACTTCCCCACAGTCGATCGTAGAGCGGTTGGCAATTGGGACGCCCCGTGCCACGCGACACCATGGAAATGAAGGTGGGCAAATTCTCATTGATTGCGCCCAATCCATAGTGCAGCCAAGACCCCACGCTGGGTCGGCCGGGCAACTGGTTCCCGCTTTGGAAGAAGGTCATCGCGGGGTCGTGGTTGATCGCCTCGGTGTGCATGGAGCGAATCAAGCACATGTCGTCGGCCAGCGTTGAAATCTTTGGAATCAGCTCGCTGCCAAGTTCCAAACCCGCTTCCCCGTGCTTGGCGAATTTGTACCGCGAACCGGCCATCGGAAACGATTTTTGTCCGGCGGTCATCCCCGTCACTCGCTGATTCATGTCGACGAAATCAGCCAGCTCCTTGCCTTCGTGTTGCTGCAAGGCGGGTTTGTAGTCGAACAGTTCTTGCTGGGATGGAGCCCCGCTTTGGAACAAGTAGATGACTCGTTTGGCTTTGGGCGGCGTGTGGTATTCCTTCATCACCCCGTTGGGCTCGGGGAAGTCCGGCTGCGGAACGTTGCTTGCCGCGGGCGCGTTGGTTTCCGCCGTCGCCGAGCGTCCCATCATGGACGCCAGCGCGGCCATGCCGACTCCCGATGCCGACCGGCCAAAGAAATGACGGCGAGTCAGCATCATGCGATGCTCGTCAGTGATATCATTGGGTTTCATGGCATGTTCTCTATTCAACGGTGATGAATTCGTCGGTGTTCAAGATCAGGTGAGCAACGGCAGTCATCGCCGCCAACTCCGTCGCATCGAGTTGGTTGTCGGGGTTCGATTCCCCAACGGCCAGCAGTTTCTCGGCGGCTTCCGGGGCAGCGTGGTAGTGATCTCGGAAGTAAGACAAACTGCGTGACATCACTTTCAAGGTCGTTGATGAAGGCCGTTTGGCGATCGCCCAGAAAGCGAGTTGCGAGAGTCGTTCTTCGTCGGTGGCATCGAGTTGCAAGGCACGTTGAGCCAGGTTGCGGGCGGCTTCCACAAACGTCGGGTCGTTCATCAACACCAGAGCCTGGAGCGGCGTGTTGGTGCGTCGAACGCGGACGTTGCAAACCTCGCGACCACTGGCGTCGAAGATGGTTTGACGCGGCGGATTGACGGCTCGTTTCCAGTACGTGTACATGCTTTTGCGATACAGGCTGTCGCCCTGATCGGGTTTGTATCGCGTGCCGGCATTGGCAGCCACGCTTTCCCACAACCCACTCGGTTGATAGGGCTTCACGGACGCCCCGCCGACTTGGTCGCTGGCAATTCCCGCCACTTGCAAGGCAAGGTCGCGGATCACGAACCCATCGGCACGATAGCGCGGCCCGCGGCTGATCAGTCGATTTCCAGGGTCCGGGTCGTTGAGCCCGTGATTCCGTTTGGACGATTGATTGAAGGCCGCACTGGTCACGATCAAACGATGCATCGCTTGGACATCCCAGCCGGATTCGATGAACTCCACGGCCAACCAATCGAGCAATTCGCGATGGCTGGGCATCTCGCTTTGCAGACCAAAGTCTTCGGCGGTTTTGACGATGCCGGCCCCAAAGTGACTTTGCCAAATCCGGTTGACGGTGACTCGAGCGGTCAGTGGGTTTTCACGAGAGACCATCCAGCGTGCCAGTTCCAAACGATCCTCCGGTTGGCGTGCATCCGAGGAAGGCAGCAGAGCCGAGGGAACGCCTCGCGGCAACGGATCGTCTTTGACCGGTTGATCGTATTGGCCTCGGTCCAAAAGGTAGGCCGGTTGCGGATCCGACTCCCGTTCTTTCATCACCATCACCGGAACACGGGGGCCCGTTTTCTGTAACAGCGCGTCATCGGCGGCGGAGAATTGTTGTTGGGCGGCCTTCAGTGGTGGGTCAATTTTGCGGTAGTGGGCCAGCAATTGTTTGCGATCCGCTTTCGTCCGATCTCCAGTGGGCTTCAGCAGGATGTCCTTCAGCTTTTGATTCAGCCCAGTCACCCGCTTGGGCAAATCCGTCGCCGACGTGGAACGTTCGATTTGGAGTTTGCCGATGACGTGATTCGCGAACGAGCTGTCGAATCGAAGCGTGAGCTTGGTGGGTTGTCCGGCATCGGCTGGAATCGGTTCCTGCAATAGGAAGGTGATGTCAACCGGCTGCTCTTCGGCGTTCGGTTCAAAGACAGCCCAACCTGATTTGGGATCCTCGTCGATTGCGTTCGACGCAGGGTAATTGTCCTGTTCGAAGGAAGCTGAAACGGATTGCACCGCTTGGGTTTGGTCGCCGACGTGGATCTCAAAATCGGTCAACACAAAGTTGCCGTTCACGCTCGGTGCCAACTTGCGAGGTGCACCGAAACGCTTGTCAGGCAAAGCGGTCACCTTGAACATGCTTGTGCCGGAAAGGTCGCCTGAGATCACGAATTCATAGGCAACGTTCTTGGCGTTTTTTGCTTCGGTGGGTTGGAAGAAAACCGTGTGTTCGGATTCTTTTTCCAGTTTCCCTTCACCGGTCAGTTGCATCTCTTCGAGGGTGACGTGCTGCCATTGCACGCTGAGGGATGTTTGCAACAGTCGCTGGGTTTCGGCTGCCCATTGGTCCATCCGTTGACGAATCCCGGCCTCGGCATCCTGGATCGCTTGCTCGGCCCGCTCCACCGCCGCGAGCTCTTGCGGGGGGGCTGTCGCCAGGGGCGAAGCGAACTTCATCGTGGGGTTAGCACTCACGCCTTTGCCGATCCCACGCTCGCCGATGTTATTGAAGTAACCGTAGAACTGGTAGAACTCTCGTTGCGAGATGGGATCGTATTTGTGGTCGTGGCAACGCGTGCACCCGAGAGTCAGACCGAGCCAAACGGTTCCGGTTGTTTCCACACGATCGATCACGTTCTCGACCAAGAACTCTTCTGCCAGTGCGCCGCCTTCGCTGTTTTGGCGGTGGTTGCGATTGAACGCGGTGGCGAGTCGCTGCTCGTCGGTTGCGTTGGGGAGCATGTCGCCGGCGAGTTGTTCGACCGTGAACTGATCGAACGGCACGTTGTTGTGGAACGCCTGAATCACCCAGTCACGCCAGGGCCAGTTGCTGCGTTCGGGATCGTTCTGATAGCCGTCGGTGTCGGCATAACGAGCGGCGTCCATCCACAGCAATGCTTGACGTTCGGCATAGTCCCAAGTCGACATCAGTTCATTGACTGCCTCTTCGAAGGCTTGTTCGCTTGGGTCGGCCAAGTATCTGTCTTGCAGTTCAGGGCTTGGTAGCTGCCCCGTCAAAGTCAGCGAAACGCGTCGGAGGCGGGTGGCGGGATCCGCGTCTGGAGAAGGCGTGAGTTGATTCGAGAGCAGCTTTTCAGCAACGAAGGCATCGATCGGGTTCTTCGACCAGCGGTCAATCACTTCCTGGGGCCATCCCGACTCGGCCACGACTTCGGTGGGCACTGCTGGTCGGGTTGGTGGTTCGAACGCCCAGTGCCCCTCGTAGGGGGCGCCTTGAGCGACCCATTGTTCCAGGATTCGTTTTTCTTCATCGCTGAGCGACCGGTTGCTGTCCGGTGGCGGCATCATGTCCGATTCGTCCTCGCTGCGAATGCGGGCGATCAGTTCGCTGGCTTCCAGATCGCCGGGCACAACGCCTGCATAGCCACCCAAATCAGCGACCAAGTTCTCTTGGCTATCCAATCGGAACTCGGAATCTTGATTGTTCGCGTCGGGACCGTGACAGTGAAAGCAGCGATCGGAAAGGATCGGTCTGACCTGGCTGCTGAAATCCACCAACTCAATCTCATCGGCCTTCACCGGCAACGTGTTCCAGGACGCCAGTCCAGCGATTGCGACGCCAGCCACGTAGAATGATCGAAAGGAATCGAAACGGAAATTCAGCATAAAAACCTCGCGACGAGACGCATGCGTCCCTGAAAAACACCATTTTGTTCGGTCGTTGTCCTGCATACTCCCGCTCCCGACCGAACCTGCCTGCGTTTTCTTCGTTTTTTTCTGATTTCGACCGGCA from Rhodopirellula islandica includes these protein-coding regions:
- a CDS encoding PSD1 and planctomycete cytochrome C domain-containing protein, which produces MAGVAIAGLASWNTLPVKADEIELVDFSSQVRPILSDRCFHCHGPDANNQDSEFRLDSQENLVADLGGYAGVVPGDLEASELIARIRSEDESDMMPPPDSNRSLSDEEKRILEQWVAQGAPYEGHWAFEPPTRPAVPTEVVAESGWPQEVIDRWSKNPIDAFVAEKLLSNQLTPSPDADPATRLRRVSLTLTGQLPSPELQDRYLADPSEQAFEEAVNELMSTWDYAERQALLWMDAARYADTDGYQNDPERSNWPWRDWVIQAFHNNVPFDQFTVEQLAGDMLPNATDEQRLATAFNRNHRQNSEGGALAEEFLVENVIDRVETTGTVWLGLTLGCTRCHDHKYDPISQREFYQFYGYFNNIGERGIGKGVSANPTMKFASPLATAPPQELAAVERAEQAIQDAEAGIRQRMDQWAAETQRLLQTSLSVQWQHVTLEEMQLTGEGKLEKESEHTVFFQPTEAKNAKNVAYEFVISGDLSGTSMFKVTALPDKRFGAPRKLAPSVNGNFVLTDFEIHVGDQTQAVQSVSASFEQDNYPASNAIDEDPKSGWAVFEPNAEEQPVDITFLLQEPIPADAGQPTKLTLRFDSSFANHVIGKLQIERSTSATDLPKRVTGLNQKLKDILLKPTGDRTKADRKQLLAHYRKIDPPLKAAQQQFSAADDALLQKTGPRVPVMVMKERESDPQPAYLLDRGQYDQPVKDDPLPRGVPSALLPSSDARQPEDRLELARWMVSRENPLTARVTVNRIWQSHFGAGIVKTAEDFGLQSEMPSHRELLDWLAVEFIESGWDVQAMHRLIVTSAAFNQSSKRNHGLNDPDPGNRLISRGPRYRADGFVIRDLALQVAGIASDQVGGASVKPYQPSGLWESVAANAGTRYKPDQGDSLYRKSMYTYWKRAVNPPRQTIFDASGREVCNVRVRRTNTPLQALVLMNDPTFVEAARNLAQRALQLDATDEERLSQLAFWAIAKRPSSTTLKVMSRSLSYFRDHYHAAPEAAEKLLAVGESNPDNQLDATELAAMTAVAHLILNTDEFITVE
- a CDS encoding Na(+)/H(+) antiporter subunit D, whose amino-acid sequence is MSFLSALPPGWPMIVGGLFLWLLPKRAQAAGALSLAILSTLLFWFTPVLAADETAKTFTMLGADLHPIRVDSLSRPFGLVFHIAAIVSAIYALHVRDTRQHIAGMVYAGAAIGACCAGDLMTLFVFWELTAISSVFLVWASDTPAAYRAGMRYLIIQVGSGVLLLTGAVIQYVETGSLKFELFVSEGQTLFGDSSISPAAWCILLAFAIKCAFPLLHNWLQDSYPKATVTGTVFLSAFTTKLAIYSLARGFAGFDPLITIGCVMTLFPIIFAVIENDLRRVLAYSLNNQLGFMVVGVGIGTELAINGTVAHAFCHIIYKSLLFMSVGAVLFRVGTAKATELGGLHKSMPWTTVFCMIGAGAISGFPLLSGFVSKSMIISAAGEEHMFGVWIVLLIASAGVMEHSGIKIPFFAFFAHDSGKRVKEAPWNMLLAMSIAAFACIALGIAYPLLYRLLPFDVEYHPYTITHVVTQLQLLLFAALAFVALMKSGLYPAEQRAVNLDTDWFYRRLIPKATRGGQVAIELVDQTLRHDFLLTLRSALRMVQRSFNVNGLIGRTWSTSTMAFWAATLLAISLVLYYI
- a CDS encoding nucleoside hydrolase, whose protein sequence is MILCLIALAAIDGSALRAESDSATTATPLPVIFDTDITGDCDDVLALAMLHAMQDRGECELKAVTISKVNPLAAPFVDAINTFYGRGDLPIGATREAQRRESRYLKLCKTRDGDRFRYPHDLLSSDDAPTAVDVLRQTLADSDDGSVVIIQVGLATNLADLLDSQGDQFSPLNGVELLRKKCKLISVMAGCFGPTLGKPRHDEANVVNGIGAMQRFADRSPDEVPVVWSDYRIGIAAAYPRESIARDFSYVPHHPVREAYLLHSGPNHDRPTWDLTSVLHAVRPADHYFGLSPPGRVVVDDKGFTEFRPDANGRDQLLEMSSEQAIRVVEIQRALSSQPPRDISDH
- a CDS encoding DUF1501 domain-containing protein, giving the protein MKPNDITDEHRMMLTRRHFFGRSASGVGMAALASMMGRSATAETNAPAASNVPQPDFPEPNGVMKEYHTPPKAKRVIYLFQSGAPSQQELFDYKPALQQHEGKELADFVDMNQRVTGMTAGQKSFPMAGSRYKFAKHGEAGLELGSELIPKISTLADDMCLIRSMHTEAINHDPAMTFFQSGNQLPGRPSVGSWLHYGLGAINENLPTFISMVSRGTGRPNCQPLYDRLWGSGFLPSTYAGVKLMSVGDPVLYLSNPDGFDAKARRRMLDDLQQLNQEKLDEFGDPEIHSRIQQYELAYRMQTSVPELIDFSDEPQHVLDAYGPDVTKRGTYAYNCLLARRLAERDVRFIQLFHMGWDQHFTLPKQLPGQCRDVDQATTALVNDLKQRGLLEDTLVVWGGEFGRTSYCQGTLNAETYGRDHHPRCFSLWMAGAGVKPGMAYGATDEVCYNITENPVHVHDLHATMLHLLGIDHERLTYRFQGRYFRLTDVHGNVIRDILT
- the hisN gene encoding histidinol-phosphatase, translating into MSDWTPAQWQSEHGGRLTAMVDIALKAGQHTLTHFGKASLSVDRKSDDSPVTIADREAEQLVRQLVAEQFPEDAIAGEEFADSEGVSRYRWVVDPIDGTKSFICGVPLYSTLLALECDETPFGGVIYLPATDQIVVAALGSGCYHSDDLKTWSEAHVSEQTDLSKAVFVTSEAKSFGDRGDGPRGDSDVFDALQRDTWLTRTWGDGYGYAMVATGRADLMVDPICNAWDVAAMAPILSEAGGRFTSWKGIDTVRGGDGVGTNGHLHEAVLALLKK